In Bos indicus x Bos taurus breed Angus x Brahman F1 hybrid chromosome 23, Bos_hybrid_MaternalHap_v2.0, whole genome shotgun sequence, a single genomic region encodes these proteins:
- the LOC113881143 gene encoding ubiquinol-cytochrome-c reductase complex assembly factor 2 codes for MAASRYRRFLKLCEEWPVDETKRGRDLGAYLRQRVAQAFREGENTQVAEPEACDEMYESLARLHSNYYKHKYPRPRETSFSGLSLEEYKLILSTDTLDEFKEMNKGTWKKLQEKFAPGSPKGKHTAWARALPRPRT; via the exons ATGGCGGCCAGCCGCTACCGGCGGTTTCTTAAGCTGTGTGAGGAATGGCCAGTGGACGAGACCAAACGGGGCCGGGACTTGGGCGCTTATCTGCGGCAGCGGGTAGCGCAGGCCTTTCGGGAGGGAGAGAACACCCAG GTTGCAGAGCCTGAGGCCTGTGATGAGATGTATGAGAGCTTGGCACGGCTCCATTCAAACTACTACAAACACAAG TACCCTCGCCCCAGAGAAACAAGCTTCAGCGGCCTGTCCCTGGAAGAGTACAAGCTGATCCTGTCCACAG ATACGTTGGATGAATTTAAGGAGATGAATAAAGGCACGTGGAAGAAGCTGCAGGAGAAGTTCGCCCCTGGGAGCCCCAAGGGGAAGCACACAGCCTGGGCGCGGGCCCTGCCACGCCCGCGCACCTAA